From the Lathyrus oleraceus cultivar Zhongwan6 chromosome 4, CAAS_Psat_ZW6_1.0, whole genome shotgun sequence genome, one window contains:
- the LOC127137024 gene encoding uncharacterized protein LOC127137024 has product MPAGCKLTPSWCVFVQVLEGTSHVKRLQDRCRLQRSIAYWFEAAHVITNGPPTETQAETCLEQMVFSSSDTEGRLSLAADNVPEAAADKSSQAIAAECVVLVPTTSEATQS; this is encoded by the exons ATGCCTGCTG GTTGCAAGCTTACTCCATCTTGGTGTGTTTTTGTACAGGTACTCGAAGGAACTTCCCATGTGAAACGTTTACAG GATCGGTGCCGACTACAACGCTCAATTGCGTACTGGTTTGAGGCAGCTCACGTCATAACAAATG GTCCTCCAACTGAAACACAAGCAGAGACTTGTCTAGAACAAATGGTCTTTTCCTCAAGTGACACAGAAGGCAGGCTCTCACTGGCAGCTGATAATGTGCCTGAAGCTGCTGCTGATAAATCTTCACAGGCAATTGCTGCAGAATGTGTTGTTTTAGTTCCTACAACTTCAGAAGCTACACAATCATAG